The following are encoded together in the Zygosaccharomyces rouxii strain CBS732 chromosome C complete sequence genome:
- the DAD3 gene encoding Dad3p (similar to uniprot|P69850 Saccharomyces cerevisiae YBR233W-A DAD3 Essential protein component of the DASH complex involved in spindle integrity and kinetochore function interacts with Duo1p and Dam1p localizes to intranuclear spindles and kinetochore), with protein MQEELTPLQQNVLDRYKRLARALHSLDETFKQFNASNGDNVTAESVLGQIREIEVKIGLVGTLLKGSVYSLVLQRKQEEEAKRL; from the coding sequence ATGCAAGAGGAGTTGACGCCATTGCAACAGAATGTTCTAGACCGTTATAAGAGGTTAGCGCGGGCGTTACACTCTTTAGATGAGACTTTCAAGCAGTTTAATGCGTCCAACGGTGACAACGTTACTGCTGAAAGTGTTCTTGGCCAAATTAGAGAGATTGAAGTCAAGATTGGTCTTGTGGGAACCCTTCTGAAGGGTAGTGTGTATTCTCTGGTGCTTCAGAGGAAACAAGAGGAGGAGGCCAAACGTTTATAA